The genomic window CCCACATCTGCCGACACTATCGCAGCTCAGGATCGGAGGATGGATTCTAGTCACCGCCGCCGCTTCCTCGCTCCGAGCTGGGGCCACGGAGCTATAGGAGCGAAGCCCGTCTGCGCGGCAGGTCGTGGTGGCCATGGCTCGCGATTCTGCCGGGGCAGCTCCCCTGCTCGCCCTGTCTAGCATCCAGCTGCACGGCTCTGCCATGGCTGGCGGTCCTGCCCCTGCGGCCGGCCCGCGGCGTACGCCAGAGTAGCGCAGAGAAGGATCTGAGCCATGCTCCGGCTCGAAGCCCTTCCCTCCCAGTCCTGACTTCTGCTCAACTTGGAGGCGTGAGTGAGGTCTCGGGTGTACAGGGCAGTCAGCACCCCGACGAAGGGACAGCCCGCCATCGCCCCGCGCCTCGTCTCAGGCAGGCCACCAGGGGTACGTGTTGGCAGCGGCCCTCGAGCATCTGGCTACCTCCGTGGACATCGCCGGCGACAACCTGCGCTACCTGAGGGGAGCCGCCGAGGATGGGCTCCAGGAATGGGCGCTCGGTCACTCGACTCTCTTCCCTCAAACCGGTAACCTGTATCCCATTCCGCAGTCCCTGCGGTGACTCCCCGGCCGGAGGTCTCGATGAGTAAGGTATTTGGCAAGATCAGTGTGCTCACCCAGGAGGAGATGGAGGCCTTGCACGGGGCGGCCTTGCGCATCCTGGACGAGGTGGGCATGCGCATAGACCACCAGGAAGCCCTGGCCTATCTGGACGGGGCTGGATGCCAGGTGGACTGGCGCTCCCACGTGGTGCGCTTCCCTCCCGAGCTGGTGGACGGCAACGCCCGGAGGATGCGGGAGCAGTTCGCCGGCCCCCAGCGCTATCCTGAGCGCATTCCCATGCGCTACACTGCCATGTACTTCTCTACCTTCCCCCGCGCTCCCCGCCCCGACTTCGACCTCAACACCGGCGGCTTTCCCCCCTATGTGCTCGCCCTGGATGGGGAGCGCCGCTATGCCACCATGCAGGACGTTCGCGACAGCCTGCGCCTCGCCGATGCCCTCCCCAACATAGACCTGGTGGGCCTGCCCTGCTCGGCTCAGGAGGTGCCCCCCGCCCTGCGCCCGGTGGTAATGTCGGCGGAGCTGGTGAAGCACACCACCAAGCTCGGCGGCATCGAGGCCTGGAGCGTGGCCGACATCGAGTACCTCACCCGAATGGGGGAGGTCGTGCGGGGGAGCCAGGAGGAGCTGCGACGACGGCCGGTGCTGGTGGGGTACGGGGAGGCCAAGAGCCCGCTGGTCCTGGATGAGAACATGGCCACCGTGTTCGTGGAGTACGTCAAGCGGGGCGTCCCTCAGTCTCTGGACACTATGCCCGCCGGAGGCACCACCGCCCCTGCCTCCTCGGCCGGGACTCTGGCCTTGGGGCTGGCGGAGACCCTGGGAGCCCTCACTCTGGCCTACGCCATAGATCGGGACGCCGTCATCTCCCTGGACGTATGTCCCGCTCTCACCGCCATGGATTCCATGATCTACCCCTACGCCGGCGCCGATCGCATCCCCCTGGTAACGGCGGCCATGCAGATGCTGGCTGACTTCTACGGCCGGCCCGGAGGCTGCCACGGGGGCAAGACCGATGCCTGCCTGCCGGGGGCCCAGGCGGGGATGGAGAAGGCCCTCTCCATCCTGTTCCCCATCCTGGCCGGAGCTACGGGGGTGGGGACGCTAGGGCACCTGGAGAACGCGGTCACCTTCTCCTTCGAGCAATTGGTGATTGACGATGCCATCGCCGGGTACGTCCGTAGGATGCTGAAGGGGTTCGAGGTGAACGAGGAGACGTTAGCTCTGGAGGCGATAAGGGACGTGGGCATAGGGGGTAACTTCCTCACCCATCCCCACACCGCCTCCCACTTCCGGGAGGAGTTCTATCTGCCGGACCTGGTGGAGAGGCTTCCCTGGAGCGCCTTCCAGGCGCAGGAAGTGCGAGGGATGGAGGCCAAGGCCAGGGAGAAGGCCAGGAGAATACTCTCCGAGCACCACCCCGAGCCCCTGGAGCCGGCCCAAGTGCGGGAGATTGACCGCATCGTGGAGGCGGCCAGGAATGACCCGAGGTACGACCACTAAGCTCACGACACAGCAGGAGGGAGCGAAACACGGCCCTACTGGCGGAACTCTCTCAGGCACTCATCAATGGCAACGTCCTCCAGGATTGCCAAGACCAAGGACGCGCCCCATAAGGCGATTGATGCGAGGATGGGCCCGGGCAGGGCGCTCAACCAGGGGCTGATCGTGGACATGGACCAGGTGGTGAAGCGCTTCAGGAACGATGAGTTCTACACCTGCGAACTGCGCACGGCCGGCGCGCTCATGCACGCGGCCCAGAGCAGACCGCTACGGCTCGCCGGGAGGCCCCATGGAAGGCGGCATGATAGCCGCTGCACGAACACATCGCGCGCCTGAGGCCGCCCGCAATCGCCTCTACAGTGCCTCAGGCATATAATGCCGGCCATCTCCAACGGGGGGAGGTCTGGACGTGGAAGACAGTGAAGTGCGCGTGGGCGTCATCGGCACGGGCATGGGTCGCCTGCACATGCAAGCCTACAGTGAGATTCCCGGCGTCCGCATAGTGGCCATATGCGACTTGAACCAGACAGAGGCGCGCCAGTTCGCCGACAAGTACGGTGCCTCGCACGTCTTCGCCGACTACCGTGACCTGTGCGCCCTCGACGGGCTCGACGCCATCAGCATCGCCGTTCCCAACTACCTGCACGCGCCGTTCACCCTGGCGGCGCTAGAGGCTGGCCTCCACGTGCTGTGCGAGAAGCCCATGGCCACCACGCTCGAGGACGCCGAGGCCATGGTCGCCAAGGCAAGAGAGACGGGCAAGCGCCTCATGGTCCACATGAACAACCGGTTTCGCGACTCCAACCTTGTTTTGGGCCAGTTGGCACCCTCCGGCGAGTTAGGACAGGTCTACTATGGCCGCGCCTCGATGATCCGTCGCCGGGCCGTGCCCACCATTCACTTCCCGCCCACCGGCATCATGGGTCGGGGGGACTGGTTCCTGAACCGGGAGAAGGCGGGCGGCGGCGCGCTAATGGACATCGGCGTACACGCCTACGACCTGATGTGGTGGTTCATGGGCTGTCCTCGACCGGTCTCCGTGTCCGCCTCCACTTACCGCATGCTCTACGAGGACGAGGCCGCTCGGGCGGGGGTGAGGTTCGACGTGGACGAGCTGGCCTCGGCGCTCATACGTTACGATAATGGCGCCACCGCCTTCGTGGATGTGTCCTGGGCCGCCCATCAGGAGCCAGAGTGGAACGTGCGCGTCTGCGGTACCCAGGCGGGAATCATGCTCAAACCGCCCACGATCTTCCGCGACCGCGCTGGTGTCTTGGAGAGCACCCAGGTGGAGTTGCCCGAGATGCAACGCGTCTCGGCCCAGAGGCACTTCGTGGATTGCATCCGCGACCCAGGCAAGACTCTTATTTCCTCGGGCGAGGAGGCGCTTCAGGTAGTGAAGGTACTGGACGCCATCCGCCGGTCGGCCGCAGCCGGCCGTGAGGTGGAGGTGGACCGCCAGGTGGCATAGGCCAGAGTGACGGAGCTCACGTGCGAGCGTAGGGTTCACAGGGGGCAGGAGCGGGCCCATGGCTCAGAGCAAGATGGCCGTGGTCACCTGCGCTGCAGCGATGCGGGCCGGCACCAGACGGCTGTCTGGCACAGGCATTGCGAGCCATGGAGGGGCAGAGCCCCGATGATGGGGTCCGCTGCTGCCCGACACCCAACTGCGTATCACAGAGCGAGCCATGCCCTCCAGTAGACGCCGAAGCACCCGCCGCAAGAAGGCCCGACGAAGCCTCCGGCTGAGCCTGCCTCGGCTCCGGTGGTCACCTCCGCCGTGGGATTGGCGCCGGCTGGGTCTGGCGGCCGGCTTCGTCCTGGCTGCGTTCAGCTTCCTGGCCCTTCTGGCACCGGGAAGCAACACCCTCACCCAGGGGTGGGCCACCTTCCTGCGTCGCCTGCTGGGCTGGGCCGCTTATCTATTCCCGCCCGTCTTGGCTGGCGCCCTCTACGGTCGCGCCCGGCGCCGCCTACCAGTGCCCCCGAGCCGCGTCGCGGGAGCGCTCCTGCTTCTTCTCAGCGCTCTAGCCATCACTCACCTTCTGCGCCGCCTTCCCAATCCTTTCGAGCTCTCCGTAGCCGGCTACGGCGGCGGCTGGGTGGGATGGCTGCTATCTTCAGCCTTGGCCCAGGCGCTGGGGCGTCTGGGCGCGTACCTCTTCTCCGTAGCCCTTGCTCTCATAGGCGCCATGGTGGCCTTCGACCTCTCACCCTCTCGAGCCTGGGAGGCCTGGCGCTCCTCGGTGCAGCGGCTGACAAGCTCCCGGAGATCCGGCAGCGTCTCAATGTCCCCGGCTCGAAGGCGCCGCCGGCCGCGGCCGCTCGAGGTAGAGTTGACAGCCGAGGACACCACGCACGCGAAGCAGCGGGAGATGATCGTGGTTCCGCCGGAGGACGCTGTGCCCACGACACGCGCGGCCCCGGTACCGCCGGCGGCTAGCATCCAGAGCCCCGAGCCAACGAGACCACAGGAGACGGCCGCGGATCTGCCGGCTCTGGCACCCGAATCCGACTGGGGCCTGCCCGACCCCACAGCGATCTTCGCCCGCGATGAAGAGGTCGAAGTGACCGATGACCTGGTGGAGGAGCGAGCCGCCACCATCGAGCAGACCTTGGCCAGCTTGGGCGTCCCCGCTCAGGTGGTGGAGGCACAGAAGGGCCCCGCCATCACCCAGTTCGCGGTCAAACCTGGGTACGTGGAGAAGCGCTCATCGGACGGCAAAGTCCGGCGCATGCGGGTGAGGGTGAGCAAGATCGCCTCCCTGGCGGACGATCTGGCGCTGGCGCTGGCGGCTTCGCCCGTCCGCATTCAGGCTCCCATTCCCGGCCGGGGCGTCATTGGAGTAGAGGTGCCCAACCCCCAGACTCAGGTCGTGTCTCTCGGTGGTGTCTTCCTTAGCCCCGAGTTCCAGAAGCTCACCTCACCCCTGGCTCTGGCCCTGGGTCGTGACATCTCGGGCCGTCCGGTGGTGGCGGACCTGGCCCGTATGCCCCACCTGCTCATGGCCGGGGCCACGGGGTCGGGAAAGTCAGTTGCCATCAACTCCATCATCTCCTGCCTGCTGACCCGCAACACCCCCGATACCTTGCGGCTGGTGCTGATAGACCCAAAGCGGGTGGAATTGGCCATCTACAAGGGGGTCCCTCACCTGGTGGGCAGCGTGGTCTCCGATGCCGAGGAAGCCATTGGGGCCCTGAAGTGGGCCGGGAGGGAGATGGACCGCCGCTATACCGCCTTCGCCGATGTCGGCGCCCGGGACCTGCGGGGCTACAACCTGCGCATGGAGCGCGAGGGGAACCGCCCCCTCCCCTGCATTGTGGTGATCGTGGACGAGCTGGCCGACCTGATGATGAGCGCCCCCTACGACGTGGAACGGGCGCTGTGTCGGCTGGCCCAGATGTCGCGCGCCACCGGCATACACCTGGTGGTGGCCACGCAGCGCCCATCGGTGGACGTCCTCACCGGGCTCATCAAGGCCAACTTCCCCGCTCGGATCGCCTTCGCCGTGTCCTCGCAGGTGGATTCCCGAGTCATCCTGGACACGCCCGGCGCCGAGAGGCTATTGGGCCGGGGCGACATGCTCTACCTCTCGCCCGGACGTAACCGACTGGTGCGCGCCCAGGGCTGTTGGGTCTCCGACGAGGAGATCGGGGCGCTGGTCCGCTTCTGGAAGAACGCCGCCGTGGACGCAGCCGACGACGATCACTTTGTGCAGAAGCAGCTCTGGTCCACCGAGGACAGCGTCACCGAGGATGAGGAGGACGACCTGCTAGAGCAAGCGATGGCAGTGATCGCCCAGGAGGGCCGTGCCTCCACCACCATGCTGCAAAGGCACCTGCGCGTGGGCTACAACCGCGCTTCCCGCATGATAGACGCCCTGATCGAGCGGGGCATCATCAGCCGGGAGGTGGATGGCCCTTACAACAGCCACAGCCTGATCGCCGCCACGGAGGGGAAGGAAGAGGCACCAGAGGAGCTAGATGAGCAGTAGCCCGACCCCTCCCCCGATCCGTGGGGGCAGCCCGATCCCTCCCCCGATCCGTAGGGGCGAACCTTGTGTTCGCCCGCTCAGCGACCCGCGCCCGCGCGGCGGTGTTCGCCCCGCCCAGGCAGAGGCCGCTGACGATCGGGAGCGCGGCGCCCTCCTGGGCCGTCCCAGCTACGTCTGGGGCTTCGGCCAAGAGCGCCGCTTCGCCTTAGTGCGGCCCTACTTGGTGACCCGGCCCTCTCCCATGCTGGACGTGGGCTGCGGCGTAGGCGTGTATATGGAGCGGTTCCGGCAGGAGGGAGTGCAGGCGTTCGGGGTGGATGTGGAGGCAACCCATCTTCCCTCGGCGGCGAGGAAGGGCCTTCCCGTGGCTGCCGCCCGAGCCGAACACTTGCCCTTCGGGGATGCCGCCTTCGGAACGGTCTTGCTGCATGAGGTCATCGAGCACTTCAGCGACGACGCCGTCTGTCTGGCCGAGGCCATGCGCGTGACCCGTCCCGGAGGCCGGGTGTTCATCTTCGCCCCCAATCGGCTCTACCCCTTCGAGACGCACGGAATCTACTGGCGCGGCCGCTACATACAGGGCAACATCCCCCTGGTCGGGTACCTGCCCAACCCGATGCGCCGTCGGCTGGCGCCCCACGTGCGAGCCTACACCGTCTGGGAGCTGCGACGCCTTCTCGCTTCCCTGCCCTGCCGGGTGGTCGCCCACGTGCAAATCTATCCCGGTTATGACAAGATATTCCGGCGGTGGCCAGCGGCCGCCAGACTGGCTCGGGGGCTGACGTACCTTCTGGAGAGGACGCCCCTGCGAGCCTTCGGGCTGTCCCACTTCGTGGTGGTGGAGAGAATGCCGTAGGGGGACAGCATTAGTCAGGAAGGCGAGATAGCGCAAGCCCATAGTTCGGGCGAGAGTGTCGGAGACGCTCTCCCAAGGCCTGCGGAGATCACTGCGATGAATGCGAAGAGAGGGAGTTGCTGGGGTGCCTTGCTGTGGACCCCAAGGTACTAGTCGGCAAGCCGGTGATAGTGGCGACGCGGCTCAGCGTCCAGTACATCCCAGGGTTGCTGGCCAGTGGCGTCAGGGAAGAGGGGACACTGAGCGAGTACAGAGATCTCAGTAAGGACGACATCCAGGCTTGTCTGCTGTCTGCCGCCGAGGCTCTAGAGGGCCGTTCATTCATGCCCCTGGGCGCAGAGCCAGCCTAGGTGCACGTTCTCGTGGACGAATGCACCGAGCCAAAGGAATGACATGAATCGAGACCTGAAAGCATACCTCATCCGCAAACGGCGCCGACCCCGGGGCGGCAGCCGTGCCGGCCTCTTCGCCGGAGTGGCCACCGGGGTAGCCACCGGTAGCATCGCCGCCTTCCTGGTCGCCATCGCCCTCTCGGTGGCTTCCGTCATCGGCTCCGCCGTGGCCGTCTACGCCTACTTCGCCCGGGACCTGCCCGACCCGGGGGAGATCGAGCGCGTCGAAGACCAGTTCAAGACGGTCAAGATCTACGACCGGACCGGCAGACATCTGCTCTACGAGGTGGCTGACCCCCGCGGTGACCGGACCTACGTCCCCCTGGATCAGATACCGCTCTACATCCAGCAGGCG from Anaerolineae bacterium includes these protein-coding regions:
- a CDS encoding Gfo/Idh/MocA family oxidoreductase, whose amino-acid sequence is MEDSEVRVGVIGTGMGRLHMQAYSEIPGVRIVAICDLNQTEARQFADKYGASHVFADYRDLCALDGLDAISIAVPNYLHAPFTLAALEAGLHVLCEKPMATTLEDAEAMVAKARETGKRLMVHMNNRFRDSNLVLGQLAPSGELGQVYYGRASMIRRRAVPTIHFPPTGIMGRGDWFLNREKAGGGALMDIGVHAYDLMWWFMGCPRPVSVSASTYRMLYEDEAARAGVRFDVDELASALIRYDNGATAFVDVSWAAHQEPEWNVRVCGTQAGIMLKPPTIFRDRAGVLESTQVELPEMQRVSAQRHFVDCIRDPGKTLISSGEEALQVVKVLDAIRRSAAAGREVEVDRQVA
- a CDS encoding class I SAM-dependent methyltransferase, translating into MSSSPTPPPIRGGSPIPPPIRRGEPCVRPLSDPRPRGGVRPAQAEAADDRERGALLGRPSYVWGFGQERRFALVRPYLVTRPSPMLDVGCGVGVYMERFRQEGVQAFGVDVEATHLPSAARKGLPVAAARAEHLPFGDAAFGTVLLHEVIEHFSDDAVCLAEAMRVTRPGGRVFIFAPNRLYPFETHGIYWRGRYIQGNIPLVGYLPNPMRRRLAPHVRAYTVWELRRLLASLPCRVVAHVQIYPGYDKIFRRWPAAARLARGLTYLLERTPLRAFGLSHFVVVERMP
- a CDS encoding DUF433 domain-containing protein, encoding MLGCLAVDPKVLVGKPVIVATRLSVQYIPGLLASGVREEGTLSEYRDLSKDDIQACLLSAAEALEGRSFMPLGAEPA